Proteins from one Malaya genurostris strain Urasoe2022 chromosome 2, Malgen_1.1, whole genome shotgun sequence genomic window:
- the LOC131431980 gene encoding uncharacterized protein LOC131431980, with amino-acid sequence MGHSEPKTYISDKLPEGLRKSMQTFQAKSTLPIFLKGGPADRVLFLTTVGLCGIGFLGCLQFIYSMGFSGKKSD; translated from the coding sequence ATGGGTCACTCGGAACCAAAAACGTACATCTCGGATAAACTGCCCGAGGGACTGCGTAAAAGCATGCAGACCTTTCAGGCTAAGAGCACTCTGCCCATTTTCCTGAAGGGCGGTCCAGCAGATCGAGTACTGTTTCTTACCACCGTTGGCCTGTGCGGCATTGGCTTTCTCGGGTGTCTACAATTTATCTACTCCATGGGATTCAGCGGTAAGAAGAGCGATTGA
- the LOC131431978 gene encoding uncharacterized protein LOC131431978 isoform X2, whose amino-acid sequence MECDDAAVERQKLVSNDEEDDQATITNLSSSGQAKSIQTPISPVLSNKVFSSSETSRSHNSTSYTTSLGKTIHSDAPPTARLNYINERRVGQDAKTKPKKIPREVPDVRHMERALLGLLDDFHSGKLKAFGSGCTMEQMTSIREQQESLAKLHFDLGNESSSVVGKNTEVQSQNNMKKLVAKLEQLSFSIEKLHSSNVEQ is encoded by the exons ATGGAATGCGATGATGCGGCAGTCGAACGGCAAAAGTTGGTCTCTAATGACGAAGAGGACGATCAGGCAACCATCACCAATCTGTCTTCCAGTGGGCAGGCAAAATCCATCCAAACACCAATTTCTCCTGTGCTCAGTAATAAG GTTTTCTCGAGTAGTGAGACCAGTCGCAGTCACAACTCTACCAGCTACACGACAAGCCTCGGGAAAACTATTCACAGTGATGCGCCGCCCACAGCTCGTCTGAACTATATCAACGAGCGTCGGGTCGGCCAGGATGCAAAGACTAAACCGAAAAAGATTCCTAGGG AAGTACCAGACGTGCGGCATATGGAACGGGCCCTGCTCGGACTGCTCGACGATTTTCATTCGGGCAAGCTGAAGGCGTTCG GTTCTGGCTGCACAATGGAACAGATGACCAGCATTCGCGAGCAGCAGGAAAGTCTCGCCAAACTTCACTTTGACCTGGGCAACGAATCATCGTCGGTCGTCGGAAAAAATACCGAAGTTCAGTCGCAAAATAACATGAAGAAACTGGTCGCCAAGCTGGAGCAGCTTTCCTTCTCTATCGAGAAACTTCACTCGAGCAATGTCGAACAGTAG
- the LOC131431978 gene encoding uncharacterized protein LOC131431978 isoform X1, translating into MECDDAAVERQKLVSNDEEDDQATITNLSSSGQAKSIQTPISPVLSNKVFSSSETSRSHNSTSYTTSLGKTIHSDAPPTARLNYINERRVGQDAKTKPKKIPRDLTPSSTVSSCNSSNLPLSSRLYRQYHKASDQSLASSSGRPSSSNAATANSSSISLNKSYSFTSRPLKHHSFVSEVPDVRHMERALLGLLDDFHSGKLKAFGSGCTMEQMTSIREQQESLAKLHFDLGNESSSVVGKNTEVQSQNNMKKLVAKLEQLSFSIEKLHSSNVEQ; encoded by the exons ATGGAATGCGATGATGCGGCAGTCGAACGGCAAAAGTTGGTCTCTAATGACGAAGAGGACGATCAGGCAACCATCACCAATCTGTCTTCCAGTGGGCAGGCAAAATCCATCCAAACACCAATTTCTCCTGTGCTCAGTAATAAG GTTTTCTCGAGTAGTGAGACCAGTCGCAGTCACAACTCTACCAGCTACACGACAAGCCTCGGGAAAACTATTCACAGTGATGCGCCGCCCACAGCTCGTCTGAACTATATCAACGAGCGTCGGGTCGGCCAGGATGCAAAGACTAAACCGAAAAAGATTCCTAGGG ATCTCACACCGTCCAGCACGGTCAGCTCTTGCAACAGTAGTAATCTCCCGCTCAGTTCACGGCTTTATCGCCAGTACCACAAAGCGTCCGATCAATCACTGGCCAGTAGCAGCGGTCGACCGAGTTCCTCGAACGCCGCTACCGCCAATAGCAGTTCGATTAGTTTGAACAAAAGCTACAGCTTTACCTCGCGGCCATTAAAGCATCATTCTTTTGTCTCAGAAGTACCAGACGTGCGGCATATGGAACGGGCCCTGCTCGGACTGCTCGACGATTTTCATTCGGGCAAGCTGAAGGCGTTCG GTTCTGGCTGCACAATGGAACAGATGACCAGCATTCGCGAGCAGCAGGAAAGTCTCGCCAAACTTCACTTTGACCTGGGCAACGAATCATCGTCGGTCGTCGGAAAAAATACCGAAGTTCAGTCGCAAAATAACATGAAGAAACTGGTCGCCAAGCTGGAGCAGCTTTCCTTCTCTATCGAGAAACTTCACTCGAGCAATGTCGAACAGTAG
- the LOC131428054 gene encoding vesicle transport protein SFT2C: MADLKKDLDEYLLLQSDQKKSFKLEMPKMPSMSTPGLVGKLFGKNQEPEANSWLKDTQDTCCPKLSRIQRIVGFVTCMGLGVFCMTVSTFYIPLLILKARKFALLYTLGSIFFIMSFAFLNGFGAMFRQLFSRERLALSISYSCCLVATLYFAMIEQSTAFTVLFAVAQIISLLWMILGAVPGGMTGVKFFGQMFRSSVSNQLPV, from the exons ATGGCCGATCTCAAAAAGGATCTTGACGAATATCTTCTGCTGCAAAGCGATCAGAAGAAAAGTTTCAAGCTCGAAATGCCAAAGATGCCCTCGATGTCCACACCCGGGTTGGTGGGAAAGCTCTTCGGAAAAAATCAGGAACCAGAGGCAAACAGCTGGCTTAAGGACACGCAAGATACTTGTTGTCCGAAATTG AGCCGAATACAAAGAATCGTAGGATTCGTTACCTGTATGGGCCTTGGAGTGTTCTGTATGACAGTGTCTACATTCTATATTCCTTTGCTAATCCTCAAAGCAAGAAAATTTGCTTTACTCTACACTTTGGGAAGTATTTTCTTCATCATGAG TTTCGCTTTCCTAAACGGCTTTGGAGCAATGTTCCGGCAGTTATTCTCTCGGGAACGGTTGGCTTTATCGATATCCTACAGCTGCTGCCTGGTGGCAACACTGTACTTTGCAATGATTGAACAAAGTACGGCCTTTACCGTGCTGTTTGCGGTCGCACAAATCATATCGCTACTCTGGATGATTCTGGGAGCGGTGCCCGGTGGAATGACGGGAGTCAAATTTTTCGGTCAAATGTTCCGAAGTTCCGTATCGAACCAACTACCGGTGTAA
- the LOC131431981 gene encoding major facilitator superfamily domain-containing protein 1-like isoform X2: MPRLYDEDEARRPILQADTDSEDPPNGARRRNDRHDDDDGDREQQPVGCGSSACCNPSSALHRFMALILMCLVGFGSYFCYDNPGALQDKFKSDLDLTTTQFVWLYSIYSWPNVILCFIGGFLIDRVFGIRLGTIIYMFILLIGQLIFATGGLINQFWLMIVGRFLFGIGAESLAVAQNNYAVLWFKGKELNMVFGLQLSFARVGSTVNFLVMVPIYNYVRSIGYTGHQCTGVVLLMATLTCVMSMLCALILGWMDKRAARILRRNDNPPDGEVAKLSDIKTFRISFWMVTVICVAYYVAIFPFIALGKVFFMRKFDFTPEDANTVNSIVYIVAGVASPLFGLLVDRTGKNVLWVFLSIVVTMVAHGLLAFTFYNPYIAMITMGMAYSMLASSLWPLVALIVPEYQLGTAYGICQSVQNLGLAVISMISGLIVDKGGYFKLEIFFIGWLVISLLATIVIWLHDANNNGVLNMSPAERELHASKLIDLRPSNYGTIIVDF, encoded by the exons ATGCCGAGATTGTACGACGAAGATGAAGCTCGAAGACCGATCCTGCAAGCAGACACGGATAGCGAAGATCCACCGAATGGAGCCCGGAGACGAAATGATCgtcatgacgacgacgacggcgatcGAGAACAGCAGCCGGTCGGTTGCGGGTCGAGTGCGTGCTGCAATCCCAGTTCCGCACTCCATCGGTTCATGGCACTGATTCTTATGTGTTTGGTTGGGTTCG GATCGTACTTCTGTTATGATAATCCTGGGGCGCTGCAGGACAAGTTCAAGTCCGATTTGGATCTAACGACGACGCAATTTGTTTGGTTGTACTCTATCTACTCGTGGCCAAACGTGATCCTATGCTTTATCGGTGGTTTTCTGATCGATCGGGTGTTTGGCATTCGGCTCGGTACGATTATTTACATGTTTATTTTGCTGATCGGTCAGTTAATTTTTGCCACCGGTGGGCTGATCAATCAGTTCTGGTTGATGATTGTTGGACGATTCCTTTTTGG aattggCGCCGAATCGTTGGCTGTGGCACAAAATAATTATGCCGTACTTTGGTTCAAGGGAAAAGAGTTGAATATGGTGTTTGGGCTGCAGCTGTCTTTCGCTCGAGTTGGCAGTACGGTTAACTTCCTAGTAATGGTTCCGATTTACAATTATGTCCGAAGCATCGGTTACACGGGCCATCAGTGCACCGGGGTGGTACTTCTAATGGCTACACTGACCTGTGTCATGTCGATGCTCTGCGCACTGATACTGGGCTGGATGGACAAACGTGCCGCTAGAATTCTTCGACGCAATGACAACCCACCGGACGGCGAGGTGGCCAAACTGTCCGACATtaaaacattcagaattagcttctGGATGGTGACCGTCATCTGTGTTGCTTATTATGTTGCTATTTTCCCTTTCATTGCCCTCGGGAAGGTATTCTTCATGCGAAAGTTTGACTTTACCCCCGAAGATGCGAACACAGTTAATTCCATTGTGTATATCGTGGCTGGCGTAGCGAGTCCACTGTTCGGTCTGTTGGTTGATCGTACCGGAAAGAATGTGTTGTGGGTTTTcctgtcgatcgtggtgacaatGGTAGCCCATGGTTTGCTAGCGTTTACGTTCTACAATCCTTACATAGCAATGATTACGATGGGAATGGCTTACTCGATGTTAGCGAGCAGTCTGTGGCCACTGGTTGCATTGATTGTACCAGAGTATCAACTCGGAACTGCCTATGGAAT CTGCCAATCGGTACAGAACCTCGGTCTGGCTGTAATTTCCATGATTTCCGGATTGATAGTCGATAAGGGCGGTTACTTCAAGCTGGAAATTTTCTTCATCGGTTGGTTAGTCA TTTCTCTCTTGGCAACCATTGTCATTTGGTTACATGACGCGAACAATAATGGAGTTCTAAATATGTCTCCGGCGGAGCGTGAACTACATGCCAGCAAACT GATTGATTTGAGGCCTAGCAACTATGGCACTATCATAGTGGATTTTTGA